One region of Chanodichthys erythropterus isolate Z2021 chromosome 17, ASM2448905v1, whole genome shotgun sequence genomic DNA includes:
- the LOC137005070 gene encoding uncharacterized protein: protein MDVLVMLLVSLLPGLCHAALTKNVALGASAVQSSTYSSYGMANGAVDGNRDADEMLCTRTSLQNYPWWRVDLKNVYQIRRIIITNGGLETSGAEIRVGNSLTNNGNNNQLVAVVWAVPPGGTRTYDFRPTEGRYVNIFLHGMNRALSLCEVEVYAEYDPTCVPGNLALGANAVQSSIKVGRIAQKAVDGSRDTRHESCTFTNFGTPSWWRVDLKKAYNIRKVTITVNIRTTYGYNDLEGALIRIGNSLVNNGNNNQLAAVLQAIPDGGTKSFEFAPVNGRYVNIVAKRPYLCLCEVEVFCQ from the exons ATGGATGTACTTGTGATGTTGTTGGTCTCTCTACTGCCTGGACTGTGTCACGCTGCATTGACAA AAAATGTTGCTCTTGGAGCCAGTGCTGTCCAATCTTCCACATACTCTTCCTACGGAATGGCAAATGGAGCTGTAGATGGAAACAGAGATGCAGATGAAATGTTGTGCACTCGtacttcacttcagaattacCCTTGGTGGAGAGTTGACCTGAAGAACGTCTACCAGATCAGAAGGATCATCATCACTAATGGTGGATTGGAGACGAGTGGCGCCGAGATCCGTGTCGGCAACAGTTTGACAAACAACGGCAACAACAATCAGCT GGTTGCAGTGGTCTGGGCCGTCCCACCTGGAGGCACGAGAACATATGACTTTAGGCCTACGGAGGGGCGATACGTCAACATTTTTCTCCATGGGATGAATAGAGCTCTCAGTTTGTGTGAGGTTGAGGTTTATGCAG AATATGATCCCACTTGTGTTCCGG GCAATCTTGCTCTTGGTGCCAATGCTGTCCAGTCTTCCATAAAAGTTGGACGTATTGCCCAAAAAGCTGTAGATGGAAGTAGAGATACCAGACACGAGTCATGTACTTTCACCAATTTCGGCACACCATCCTGGTGGAGAGTGGACTTGAAGAAAGCCTACAACATAAGAAAGGTTACCATCACTGTTAATATTCGTACTACATATGGATATAATGATTTGGAGGGGGCTCTGATCCGTATCGGCAACAGCCTGGTAAACAACGGCAACAACAATCAACT GGCTGCAGTACTTCAGGCCATTCCTGATGGAGGCACAAAATCGTTTGAGTTTGCACCTGTTAACGGACGATATGTCAATATTGTAGCTAAACGCCCAtatctgtgtctgtgtgaggTTGAGGTATTTTGCCAGTGA